The proteins below come from a single Saccharophagus degradans 2-40 genomic window:
- a CDS encoding LytR/AlgR family response regulator transcription factor: MSEPKLPSLRTVIVEDEPIAMLQMKSMLQGCPTIEIVGEARNGKQALDVIQDVQPDLVFLDIQMPVLTGFEVLKALQGDTLPLIVFTTAYEEYAVQAFDLHAVDYLLKPFSEERLNKALARVMERWQLAEEDQKGTLLQAVEFILNKGEGPSVSAGAEPKLAIKESGEVLLIPQTEIDWVDAAGDYMCIHSKGQTHIQRCTMKQLLEKLDSRRFCRIHRSTVVNVDRITKVIPHTKGESFLMLDCGEKLKVSRNCREAIQQFLAS, from the coding sequence ATGAGCGAACCAAAGCTTCCGAGCCTGAGGACGGTCATCGTCGAAGATGAGCCCATAGCCATGCTGCAAATGAAGAGCATGCTCCAGGGCTGCCCAACTATCGAAATAGTGGGCGAGGCGCGCAATGGAAAGCAGGCGTTAGACGTTATTCAGGATGTACAACCCGATTTAGTGTTTTTAGATATTCAAATGCCGGTGTTAACGGGGTTTGAAGTGTTGAAAGCACTGCAAGGCGATACCTTGCCGCTAATCGTATTTACCACCGCTTACGAAGAGTATGCCGTGCAGGCGTTCGACTTGCACGCCGTAGACTACCTATTAAAGCCCTTTAGCGAAGAGCGTTTAAATAAAGCGCTAGCCCGGGTAATGGAACGCTGGCAACTGGCCGAAGAAGATCAAAAAGGCACACTGTTACAAGCGGTGGAATTTATTCTAAATAAAGGCGAGGGGCCGTCGGTTAGCGCAGGTGCAGAGCCTAAATTAGCCATTAAAGAGTCCGGCGAGGTACTGTTAATTCCGCAAACAGAAATTGATTGGGTCGATGCAGCGGGTGATTACATGTGCATTCACTCCAAAGGGCAAACTCATATACAGCGCTGCACAATGAAGCAGTTGCTAGAAAAACTAGATAGCCGCCGCTTTTGCAGAATCCACCGCTCCACCGTTGTGAATGTGGATCGCATTACCAAAGTAATTCCACACACCAAAGGCGAAAGTTTTTTAATGTTAGATTGCGGCGAAAAATTAAAAGTAAGCCGCAATTGTCGCGAAGCTATTCAGCAATTTTTAGCATCGTAA
- a CDS encoding sensor histidine kinase: MSLKNFIKQLSKSRHLQYWFLQFVGWTGLAIYTLLSLTLYYQANPEWKHIAHTFLQSPLGLIISLPLRPLYLRIWHWSLMARLLVVSLAVLVCAFIWTVTRMLLFMWMADAEGLFQSDFGGWFFPGMFVYLSWTLLFYCIHYYQLQQEEHLIAVDLAAQRQEEYLKRLKAETIAKEAQLKMLRYQINPHFLFNTLNAIKGLVYLKENDVAADMILRLSTFLRYSLESNPLLNISLEKEVESLKVYLDIEVVRFAERLKVEYKITDKAKKASVPSMILQPIVENAIKYAIAPSENGGTIEIKGWVDDTFLCIAVCDDGPGIGFTTPADKPEGCGVGLQNTQERLVTLYEDDYQFTLSNKAGGGLRVYIRVPYQTVVASS; encoded by the coding sequence ATGTCGTTGAAAAATTTTATAAAACAGCTATCTAAAAGCCGCCACTTACAATATTGGTTTTTGCAATTTGTAGGTTGGACCGGCTTGGCCATATACACCTTGTTATCGCTTACCCTTTACTATCAAGCGAACCCTGAGTGGAAGCACATCGCTCATACCTTTTTACAATCGCCACTTGGCCTTATTATTTCTTTGCCCTTGCGGCCCTTATACCTGCGTATTTGGCACTGGTCGCTTATGGCGCGCCTGTTGGTGGTGTCGCTTGCGGTATTGGTATGCGCATTTATTTGGACTGTTACCCGCATGTTACTATTTATGTGGATGGCAGATGCAGAAGGGTTGTTTCAATCAGATTTTGGGGGCTGGTTTTTCCCCGGTATGTTTGTATACCTAAGTTGGACCTTGCTGTTTTACTGTATTCACTACTATCAACTGCAACAAGAAGAACACCTCATTGCAGTGGATTTAGCCGCGCAGCGCCAAGAGGAATATTTAAAGCGGCTAAAAGCAGAAACCATAGCCAAAGAGGCGCAGTTAAAAATGCTGCGCTACCAAATTAATCCCCATTTTTTATTTAATACCCTTAACGCAATTAAAGGCTTGGTGTACTTAAAAGAAAACGACGTAGCCGCAGATATGATTCTGCGCTTGTCCACTTTTTTGCGTTATTCGTTAGAAAGTAACCCTCTGCTTAATATCTCACTAGAAAAGGAGGTGGAATCGCTTAAAGTGTATTTGGATATAGAAGTGGTGCGGTTTGCCGAGCGCTTAAAAGTAGAGTACAAAATAACGGACAAAGCCAAAAAAGCCAGTGTGCCGAGTATGATTTTGCAACCTATAGTAGAAAATGCTATTAAATATGCCATAGCCCCAAGTGAAAATGGGGGTACTATAGAGATTAAAGGCTGGGTAGACGATACATTCCTATGCATAGCCGTATGTGACGATGGCCCAGGAATAGGCTTTACAACCCCCGCAGACAAGCCCGAAGGCTGCGGCGTAGGCCTGCAAAACACCCAAGAGAGGCTAGTGACCCTCTATGAGGACGATTACCAATTTACCTTATCTAACAAAGCCGGGGGTGGGTTAAGGGTGTATATTAGGGTTCCTTACCAAACGGTAGTAGCTAGTAGCTAA
- a CDS encoding di-heme oxidoredictase family protein, which produces MKKQAYTTTPVKPNALGLAIRTLALGGLAAGLVNVAHADLLSVNKTATASSEMQAAAYAFDNNQNTRWESAHAVDPTSISVDLGETYDLDSIVVHWEAANAASYTIEGSDNGVNWTQIGTYTGGTFGNRTDTVNVDGNYRHVRLNGTQRSDGNAWGYSIWELEVHGTEVTEPPVVEPPTEPGENLAIYGTATASSGNADVAIDNNAGTRWESDHGIDPSSFTLDLGATYSLNQVVIDWEAANAKVYAIQGSNDGTNFTTLANYSGGEFGTRTDTLNIAGDYRYVRLLGTERSDGNAWGYSIWEFKVYGGGKTEPPVTEPPVTEPPVVEPPIFTDLNYQPLFNNTHSPDTAQEWYTKPDGTVVTIASGRARSRHESEDIFYTFPTHYFEHRTFEIEIHDHTPKGQNLVEVFYHPEYANYVPPGCRSSYSNVWRADFNNNAGMDEKLQTATPDGKGERWVCRIQRDAHNGDDGILDVGSWMEFELQQFLGLYEGDPNVRGQAVYYTDTYRFKLGQPGIYIVGDEAMEEKIRAGGRATAPYVKGGDSVPVNEVISVNGDNTLTYKVMANGKWTQKDNPNGTVVTFPIRDGIEVYDNYVVASGVADWTTYFREALNIQWDTHNAFMQGRRVFHTRMDTGVHEEVGNPDFPELANIADGLMVKNSCLGCHVNNGRGIAPQNGALLDTLVVKVGSGAFDNLGQPQPHSYYGGVLQNLSLDAAVPAEGSVRVTYTAQNGTFNDGTGYSLQVPTYSLEMNDTNGGAIQHISPRMPQNITGLGLLEALPENEILAWHDPDDSNGDGISGRANVVTSPETGQQFIGRFGWKASSASLRDFAATALSGDMGVNTSVLPNADCGAQQTACIQNSGQGVELSDLRLNELVVYLQALGAPSRRPETVDQPMVVAGEQRFTDIGCASCHRPEMNTGHKHDLAELRGNVIRPYTDMLLHDMGPGLADSLTQAPELNREWRTAPLWGLGMNLAVNGHDNLLHDGRARSIEEAILWHGGEAQASNNAYKALSAQQRAELIAFLRSL; this is translated from the coding sequence GTGAAAAAACAAGCTTATACAACTACACCAGTTAAACCAAATGCGTTAGGTTTAGCCATTCGCACACTGGCCCTTGGTGGCCTAGCTGCGGGACTTGTAAACGTAGCGCATGCAGATTTATTGTCGGTAAATAAAACTGCTACGGCCAGCAGTGAAATGCAAGCTGCAGCTTACGCATTCGATAACAATCAAAATACGCGCTGGGAAAGTGCGCACGCGGTTGATCCAACCAGCATAAGTGTAGACTTGGGCGAAACCTACGATTTAGATAGCATTGTCGTTCACTGGGAAGCTGCCAACGCTGCAAGCTACACCATAGAGGGCTCCGATAACGGTGTTAACTGGACGCAAATAGGCACCTATACCGGTGGTACCTTTGGCAATAGAACCGATACCGTAAACGTAGATGGTAATTACCGTCACGTGCGATTAAATGGTACTCAGCGCAGCGATGGCAATGCATGGGGTTACTCCATATGGGAGCTGGAAGTTCACGGGACAGAAGTAACCGAACCACCTGTAGTGGAACCTCCTACAGAGCCTGGCGAGAATTTGGCAATATATGGCACGGCAACCGCCAGCTCTGGTAACGCCGATGTAGCTATTGATAATAACGCTGGTACGCGCTGGGAGAGTGACCACGGCATCGACCCTTCTAGTTTTACTTTAGACCTAGGCGCAACCTACAGCTTGAACCAAGTGGTTATAGATTGGGAGGCCGCCAACGCCAAGGTGTATGCTATCCAAGGCTCTAACGATGGCACTAACTTTACTACCCTTGCTAATTACAGCGGCGGTGAATTCGGCACGCGTACCGATACATTAAATATTGCTGGTGATTATCGCTATGTACGCCTGTTGGGTACTGAGCGCAGCGATGGCAACGCATGGGGCTATTCTATTTGGGAATTTAAAGTATATGGCGGTGGAAAAACTGAGCCACCGGTTACCGAGCCACCTGTGACAGAACCGCCAGTGGTAGAGCCCCCCATTTTTACCGACCTAAATTATCAGCCACTGTTTAACAACACACACAGCCCAGATACTGCGCAAGAGTGGTACACCAAGCCCGACGGTACAGTGGTAACAATTGCAAGTGGCCGCGCGCGTTCACGTCACGAATCGGAAGATATTTTTTACACTTTCCCAACGCATTATTTTGAGCACCGTACATTTGAAATAGAAATTCACGACCATACCCCTAAGGGCCAAAATTTGGTGGAGGTTTTCTACCACCCAGAATACGCCAACTATGTGCCGCCGGGTTGTCGCTCTTCTTACAGCAATGTTTGGCGTGCAGACTTTAACAACAACGCCGGCATGGATGAAAAACTGCAAACCGCCACCCCAGACGGTAAAGGTGAGCGTTGGGTATGCCGCATACAGCGCGACGCGCACAATGGCGACGACGGCATTTTAGATGTGGGTTCATGGATGGAGTTTGAATTACAACAATTCTTAGGCTTATATGAAGGCGACCCTAATGTGCGTGGCCAGGCCGTTTACTACACCGATACATACCGTTTTAAATTAGGCCAGCCCGGTATTTATATTGTGGGCGATGAAGCCATGGAGGAAAAAATTCGTGCGGGTGGCCGCGCTACAGCGCCTTATGTAAAAGGCGGCGACTCGGTACCTGTTAACGAAGTTATTTCGGTTAATGGCGACAACACACTTACCTACAAAGTAATGGCAAATGGTAAGTGGACGCAAAAAGATAACCCCAACGGCACTGTAGTTACTTTCCCTATTCGCGATGGCATTGAGGTATACGATAACTACGTAGTGGCGAGTGGCGTGGCCGATTGGACCACCTATTTCCGCGAAGCGTTAAATATTCAGTGGGATACGCACAACGCATTTATGCAGGGGCGGCGCGTGTTTCATACGCGTATGGATACCGGCGTACACGAAGAAGTGGGTAACCCAGACTTTCCCGAATTGGCAAATATTGCCGATGGTTTAATGGTGAAAAATTCGTGCTTGGGTTGTCATGTAAACAACGGCCGCGGTATTGCTCCGCAAAACGGCGCGTTATTAGATACGCTAGTCGTTAAAGTAGGCTCGGGTGCGTTCGATAACCTTGGCCAGCCACAACCACACAGTTATTACGGTGGTGTACTGCAAAACCTATCACTAGATGCTGCTGTGCCTGCAGAGGGTTCGGTTCGTGTAACTTACACCGCGCAAAACGGAACCTTTAACGACGGCACAGGCTACAGCTTGCAAGTGCCTACCTATTCGTTAGAAATGAACGATACCAACGGCGGGGCTATTCAGCATATTTCACCGCGCATGCCACAAAACATAACTGGTTTAGGCTTATTAGAAGCCTTACCCGAAAATGAAATTTTGGCATGGCACGACCCAGATGATAGCAATGGCGATGGTATTTCTGGCCGCGCTAATGTTGTTACCTCACCAGAAACGGGGCAACAGTTTATAGGTCGCTTTGGCTGGAAAGCGTCATCAGCAAGTTTGCGTGATTTTGCTGCAACGGCTTTAAGTGGCGATATGGGTGTAAATACCTCTGTGTTACCCAATGCAGATTGTGGCGCACAACAAACCGCCTGTATTCAAAATAGCGGTCAGGGCGTAGAGCTAAGCGACCTGCGTTTGAATGAACTGGTGGTTTACTTGCAAGCGCTGGGCGCGCCTTCGCGCAGGCCAGAAACTGTAGACCAGCCAATGGTAGTGGCCGGTGAGCAGCGTTTTACCGATATAGGCTGTGCCTCGTGTCACCGACCAGAAATGAACACCGGTCATAAGCACGATTTAGCTGAGTTGCGTGGCAACGTTATTCGCCCCTATACCGATATGCTGTTACACGATATGGGCCCAGGTTTGGCAGATAGCTTAACTCAAGCGCCAGAGCTAAATCGCGAATGGCGTACAGCGCCGCTGTGGGGCTTGGGCATGAACTTGGCTGTAAACGGTCACGACAACTTGCTCCACGATGGTCGCGCACGCAGTATTGAAGAAGCCATTTTATGGCACGGTGGGGAAGCGCAAGCCAGTAATAATGCCTATAAAGCACTAAGTGCGCAGCAGCGAGCAGAGTTAATAGCGTTTTTACGCTCACTCTAA